The following are encoded together in the Lactuca sativa cultivar Salinas chromosome 1, Lsat_Salinas_v11, whole genome shotgun sequence genome:
- the LOC111877393 gene encoding zinc finger A20 and AN1 domain-containing stress-associated protein 5, producing the protein MAQRTEKEETEFKAVPETLTLCINNCGVVGNPATNNMCQKCFNATTTSSSTTSTQRSTRGRSGSLRSPTRSTSRDVSVDLVVDRTVLMVDEQPKEKTTAKVVNRCSGCRKRVGLTGFRCRCGDLFCAEHRYSDRHDCTYDYKTAGREAIARDNPVVKAAKIVRI; encoded by the coding sequence ATGGCTCAGAGGACTGAGAAAGAAGAGACGGAATTCAAGGCTGTACCTGAAACCTTGACTCTCTGCATCAATAACTGCGGCGTCGTTGGAAATCCGGCGACAAACAATATGTGTCAAAAGTGCTTTAACGCCACCACAACCTCCAGTTCAACCACGTCAACGCAACGAAGTACTCGTGGTAGATCTGGCTCCTTGAGGTCTCCGACGAGGTCAACGTCTCGCGATGTATCGGTTGATCTGGTTGTAGATCGGACGGTTTTGATGGTTGATGAACAACCAAAGGAGAAAACGACGGCTAAGGTTGTAAATCGGTGCTCCGGTTGCCGGAAGAGGGTAGGTTTGACCGGATTCCGGTGCCGGTGTGGCGATCTATTCTGCGCGGAGCACCGCTACTCCGACCGTCATGACTGCACCTATGATTATAAGACCGCCGGTCGGGAGGCGATCGCGAGGGACAATCCGGTGGTCAAAGCGGCAAAAATTGTTagaatttaa